A window of the Lactuca sativa cultivar Salinas chromosome 5, Lsat_Salinas_v11, whole genome shotgun sequence genome harbors these coding sequences:
- the LOC111881462 gene encoding uncharacterized protein LOC111881462 translates to MNGWDKPICKVHGMLKTIDKNIPWKTPQVLMIRARQDKKKKQGKNSKGKPQAGKGKGKKDPQNPPPKKKKNVAKYNTCFECGFVGHWKRNSPKYLVELKNKKFWDGISRVSKKTRELKTDEMLLHVGNGARVAL, encoded by the exons ATGAATGGCTGGGATAAACCTATCTGTAAGGTGCACGGTATGCTCAAAACTATAGATAAAAACATACCATGGAAAACCCCCCAAGTGCTCATGATCAGGGCGAGACAAGACAAAAAGAAGAAACAAGGCAAGAACTCCAAAGGGAAGCCACAAGCTGGAAAGGGCAAGGGGAAGAAAGATCCCCAAAACCCACCACCTAAGAAGAAGAAAAATGTGGCTAAATACAACACATGCTTTGAGTGTGGTTTCGTGGGGCATTGGAAAAGGAATTCTCCTAAGTACCTTGTGGAGTTGAAGAACAAGAAGTTTTGGGATGGAATTTCAA GGGTTTCAAAAAAAACTAGGGAACTAAAGACGGATGAGATGCTTTTGCATGTTGGTAATGGAGCACGTGTTGCACTCTAA